Proteins found in one Herbiconiux sp. A18JL235 genomic segment:
- a CDS encoding tetratricopeptide repeat protein, translating to MDADDWEKEVADLWADEGVDDDERIDRMRALAEQAPHPALGEFELGGACDSGGREAEADRHYAAATAAGLRDVDPGRAAQLAIQHASTLRNLGRVEEAVTMLRNAPEHPATGAAPAVFLALALHSAGRSAEALRVALEAIEPTLPRYHRSVRAYAAALTDD from the coding sequence CGACGAGGGCGTCGACGACGACGAGCGCATCGACAGGATGCGCGCCCTGGCCGAGCAGGCACCTCACCCCGCCCTCGGCGAGTTCGAACTCGGCGGAGCGTGCGACTCGGGCGGCCGTGAGGCGGAGGCCGACCGGCACTACGCCGCCGCCACCGCGGCCGGTCTCCGCGACGTCGACCCCGGCCGGGCCGCGCAACTCGCCATCCAGCACGCCTCGACCCTGCGCAACCTCGGCCGCGTCGAGGAGGCCGTGACGATGCTGCGGAACGCACCCGAGCATCCCGCCACCGGCGCCGCACCCGCCGTGTTCCTCGCCCTCGCCCTGCACAGCGCGGGTCGCTCCGCCGAGGCGCTGCGAGTCGCCCTCGAGGCGATCGAACCCACCCTCCCGCGCTACCACCGCTCCGTGCGCGCCTACGCCGCCGCCCTCACGGACGACTGA